Part of the Tepidibacillus fermentans genome, AAAACCAATCCCTTTTCCTAAAAGCACAACTTCATTTCCTAATTCATCTTTGGCCAGTAGCGTATTATTATTTAAAATTCGCAGGATTTGATAAGTTTTTTTATCCTTCATTTGTTTTCCATCCTCTTAAACTGCCTTTTAGTAATAAAGACTGTAAAAAATTGTTTATTGTACTGCACTTTCATCGCAGTATAGAAAAATCAAGTGAACATAGCCACTTGATTTTTTAATTCTATTATTTTATTTTAAATCAATTGATTAAGCAAGATGAATTTTTAATACTTGGGTTTGCCCTTTGCTTACATTCTCTTGCGCCAGTCTTTCCATCTGTCCTACTTTCTCTCCGTTTGTGATCACCAATGGAGTAATGGTACTTTTGGCCTTTTCCTTGATGAGATTAAGGTCAAAACTAATCAAAGCATCACCAGCTTTAACTTTGTCCCCTTCTTTCACATGTGCAGTGAAACCTTCTCCTTCCATTTGTACCGTTTCTAAACCGATGTGGAGTGAACTACCCACCACTTAAAACCTTGCGGTTTTTGAAGTAGGGGCTTCTCGACTTATCGTTGCTTTTAGTAGCCAACGAAAACTGACCGAGCTATCCCTCTTGTTCCAAGAGTTCTTTTTGCTATGCTAACGCTAATAAGCGTAATCCTTCAAGTTTGATATTGATAGAAGCATTCCAGTCTCTATCTGCTACAAAACCACAATCACAGTGGAATATGCGCTCAGCAAGAGATAGAGACTCCTTTACTTGACCGCAACATGAACAAGTTTTGGATGATGGAAACCACTTATCTATTTTGATAATTCTTTTCCCTTGCTCCTCTAACTTGTATTGGAGAAATGTCGTGAACATGCCCCATGCATTATCAGCAACGCTTTTGCCGAAATTGAGGGCTTGCGACATTCCCTTCATGTTGAGGTCTTCGATAACCACGCAATCATACAATTTTGCTAATTTGTACGATTCCTTATGTAGAAAGTCTTTTCGTTGGTTCGCAATTCTTTCATGTAGCTTCGCCACTTTTAGTCGCTGTTTGTGCCAACGATTAGAGTCTTTCTTTTTGCGTGATAGAATACGCTGTTCCTTCGCTAATTTTTCCAAGGCTTGATGATAGAAACGAGGGTAATTGGCTGTCTTACCTTCTTCGCTATCAACAAATAAGCCATTCATGGAAAAATCCAAACCAACAACAGCTTGTACTTCTTTTTGTATAGGTTGATGTTCGTATTCGGTGAGAATAGAAACATAGTATTTTCCCGTTTTTGTTCGAGAAACCGTACAAGATTTGATAATATGATCTGATGGAATTTCTCGATGTTGCTTCATCTTTACAAGTTTCAGTTTTGGTAATTTGATATAACCATCCAAAAGCATAATGTTTCCGTTGACCACATTGGTTGTATAGGATTGTCTTGCCTTACGGCTTTTGAACTTCGGAAATTCTGCACGACCAGAAAAGAAGTTTTGGTATGCCTTCTGCAAGTTCAGTTGAGCATTTGCCAATGCAAGGCTATCGACTTCTTTGAGCCATGCAAACTTCTTTTTATACTTGGCAGGAGTCGGGAATTTTTGCTTTTTCAAGGCTTCTTTATCGTCCTTGAATTGTTCATATGTTTCCTTTCGTTCAGCCAACATTTTGTTGTAGACGAAACGAACGCAACCGAAGGTTTTCGCAAGAAGTTGCTCTTGTTCTTTCGTTGGATACAGACGAAATTTATATGCTTTGTTTGCCATATCGAATCACCTCACTTCATCCCTTGATCTTCTATATACTGCTTTATCACTTCGATGGGCGCACCGCCCGTTGTAAGTAAGCAAAAGCTTCTTGACCAAAAATACTCTTTCCACAGTTTTCTTTTCACTTGTGGAAAATGCTTTTTGATCAATCGAGAACTTGCACTTTTATAGGCATTGATGAACTTTGATAGTTCACTATTCGGATGCGCTTTGAACAAAATATGCACATGGTCAATATCGTGATTCCATTCGACCAAGGAAAT contains:
- a CDS encoding RNA-guided endonuclease TnpB family protein, producing the protein MANKAYKFRLYPTKEQEQLLAKTFGCVRFVYNKMLAERKETYEQFKDDKEALKKQKFPTPAKYKKKFAWLKEVDSLALANAQLNLQKAYQNFFSGRAEFPKFKSRKARQSYTTNVVNGNIMLLDGYIKLPKLKLVKMKQHREIPSDHIIKSCTVSRTKTGKYYVSILTEYEHQPIQKEVQAVVGLDFSMNGLFVDSEEGKTANYPRFYHQALEKLAKEQRILSRKKKDSNRWHKQRLKVAKLHERIANQRKDFLHKESYKLAKLYDCVVIEDLNMKGMSQALNFGKSVADNAWGMFTTFLQYKLEEQGKRIIKIDKWFPSSKTCSCCGQVKESLSLAERIFHCDCGFVADRDWNASINIKLEGLRLLALA
- the tnpA gene encoding IS200/IS605 family transposase, whose protein sequence is MKLDNNNHSVFLLYYHLVLVVKYRRQVIDDTISDYAKDMFVRLGENYNISLVEWNHDIDHVHILFKAHPNSELSKFINAYKSASSRLIKKHFPQVKRKLWKEYFWSRSFCLLTTGGAPIEVIKQYIEDQGMK